In Streptomyces chartreusis, the following proteins share a genomic window:
- the def gene encoding peptide deformylase, translating to MRNASIPGTHGRVRPLTLLGKPVLHTPCEEVTDFGPELARLVDDLFATMYAAQGVGLAANQVGESLRVFVYDCPDDEDVRHLGHVVNPRLVEADGVVIRGPEGCLSLPGLEAGTERYDHAVVEGFTMTGEPVTIHGTGFFARCLQHECDHLEGKVYADRVGGWRHRRLMRQVARAAWRR from the coding sequence ATGCGCAACGCCTCCATTCCGGGCACTCACGGACGTGTTCGGCCCCTGACCCTGCTCGGAAAGCCCGTTCTGCACACCCCTTGCGAGGAGGTCACCGACTTCGGTCCGGAACTGGCGAGGCTCGTGGACGACTTGTTCGCCACGATGTACGCCGCGCAGGGCGTGGGCCTCGCCGCCAACCAGGTGGGGGAGTCGCTGCGGGTCTTCGTCTACGACTGTCCCGACGACGAGGACGTACGACACCTCGGTCATGTGGTGAACCCCCGGCTGGTGGAGGCGGACGGTGTGGTGATCCGCGGCCCCGAGGGCTGCCTGTCCCTGCCGGGCCTGGAGGCCGGGACGGAACGGTACGACCACGCGGTGGTCGAGGGTTTCACGATGACCGGGGAGCCGGTGACGATCCACGGGACGGGTTTCTTCGCGCGCTGCCTGCAGCACGAGTGCGACCACTTGGAGGGGAAGGTGTACGCGGACCGCGTCGGCGGATGGCGCCACCGCCGCCTCATGCGCCAGGTGGCCCGGGCTGCTTGGCGCCGGTGA
- a CDS encoding 6-phosphofructokinase, translating to MRIGVLTSGGDCPGLNAVIRSVVHRAVVDHGDEVIGFRDGWKGLLECDYLKLDLDAVGGILARGGTILGSSRVQPSHLRDGVERAKGHVEELGLDAIIPIGGEGTLKAARLMSDSGLPVVGVPKTIDNDIAVTDVTFGFDTAVTVATEALDRLKTTAESHQRVLVVEVMGRHTGWIALHSGMAAGAHAVVVPERPFDIDELTRVVGERFQAGKRFAIVVAAEGAKPRPGSMAFDEGGKDIYGHERFAGIARQLSIELEERLGKEARPVILGHVQRGGTPTAYDRVLATRFGWHAVEAVHRGEFGHMTALQGTDIVMVPLAEAVETLKTVPEDRYEEAECVL from the coding sequence ATGCGCATTGGTGTCCTCACGTCCGGCGGCGACTGCCCCGGCCTGAACGCCGTCATCCGGTCCGTCGTGCACCGTGCCGTCGTCGACCACGGCGACGAGGTCATCGGCTTCCGGGACGGCTGGAAGGGCCTCCTGGAGTGCGACTACCTCAAGCTCGACCTCGACGCGGTGGGCGGCATCCTCGCCCGCGGCGGCACGATTCTCGGTTCCTCCCGGGTCCAGCCGTCCCATCTGCGGGACGGTGTGGAGCGGGCCAAGGGCCATGTCGAGGAGCTCGGCCTCGACGCGATCATCCCGATCGGCGGTGAGGGCACGCTCAAGGCGGCCCGCCTGATGTCGGACAGCGGCCTGCCCGTGGTGGGCGTGCCCAAGACCATCGACAACGACATCGCCGTCACCGACGTCACCTTCGGCTTCGACACGGCGGTGACCGTGGCGACCGAGGCTCTGGACCGGCTCAAGACCACCGCCGAGTCCCACCAGCGCGTGCTGGTGGTCGAGGTCATGGGGCGGCACACCGGCTGGATCGCACTGCACTCCGGCATGGCGGCCGGCGCGCACGCCGTCGTCGTGCCGGAGCGGCCCTTCGACATCGACGAGTTGACCCGCGTCGTCGGCGAGCGGTTCCAGGCGGGCAAGCGGTTCGCGATCGTCGTCGCGGCGGAGGGGGCCAAGCCCCGGCCCGGGAGCATGGCGTTCGACGAGGGCGGCAAGGACATCTACGGCCACGAGCGGTTCGCCGGGATCGCCCGCCAGCTGTCGATCGAGCTGGAGGAGCGGCTCGGCAAGGAAGCACGGCCGGTCATTCTCGGGCATGTGCAGCGCGGCGGGACGCCCACGGCGTACGACCGGGTGCTGGCGACCCGGTTCGGGTGGCACGCGGTGGAGGCCGTGCACCGGGGGGAGTTCGGGCACATGACGGCGCTCCAGGGGACGGACATCGTGATGGTGCCGTTGGCCGAGGCCGTGGAGACGTTGAAGACGGTGCCGGAGGATCGGTACGAAGAGGCTGAGTGCGTGCTGTAA
- a CDS encoding cytochrome c oxidase assembly protein, translating to MDHGGHGMMMDLPPFTLGRGLSWSADPFFLVACLVGLALYAWGVVRLRRRGDAWSVWRTISYVAGVLSVMLVMCTGLNDYGMVMFSVHMVQHMVISMLSPILILLGAPITLALRAMPPAGRGRKGPREWLLALLHSRYMRIITHPAFTIPLFIASLYALYFTPIFDFLMGSKTGHIAMMIHFLAVGVVFFWPIIGVDPGPHRPGYLMRMLELFAGMPFHAFFGIALMMASEPMVETFKNPPGSLAIDALSDQNAAGGIAWAFSEVPSVLVLIALLFQWYGSEQRQAKRKDRAADRDGDKELEAYNAYLASLNARGN from the coding sequence ATGGATCACGGCGGGCACGGCATGATGATGGATCTGCCGCCGTTCACGCTGGGGCGGGGGCTTTCCTGGTCCGCTGACCCGTTCTTTCTGGTCGCCTGTCTTGTGGGGCTCGCGCTTTACGCGTGGGGGGTCGTGCGACTGCGGCGGCGTGGGGACGCATGGTCGGTGTGGCGGACCATTTCCTATGTCGCCGGAGTGCTGTCCGTGATGCTCGTGATGTGCACCGGGCTGAATGACTACGGAATGGTCATGTTCAGCGTGCACATGGTGCAGCACATGGTGATCAGCATGCTGTCGCCGATCCTGATTCTGCTCGGTGCGCCCATCACGCTGGCGCTGCGCGCGATGCCGCCCGCCGGGCGGGGCCGCAAGGGGCCGCGGGAATGGCTGCTGGCGCTGCTGCACAGCCGGTACATGCGGATCATCACGCACCCGGCGTTCACCATTCCGCTGTTCATCGCCAGCCTTTACGCGCTGTACTTCACGCCGATCTTCGACTTCCTGATGGGCTCGAAGACGGGGCACATCGCGATGATGATCCACTTCCTCGCCGTCGGCGTGGTGTTCTTCTGGCCGATCATCGGCGTGGATCCCGGTCCGCACCGGCCCGGGTATCTGATGCGGATGCTGGAGCTGTTCGCGGGAATGCCGTTCCACGCGTTCTTCGGCATCGCGTTGATGATGGCGTCCGAGCCGATGGTCGAGACGTTCAAGAACCCGCCCGGCTCCCTCGCCATCGACGCGCTCTCCGACCAGAACGCGGCCGGCGGCATCGCCTGGGCGTTCAGTGAGGTTCCGTCCGTGCTGGTGCTGATCGCGCTGCTGTTCCAGTGGTACGGCTCCGAGCAGCGGCAGGCCAAGCGCAAGGACCGGGCCGCCGACCGCGACGGCGACAAGGAACTCGAGGCGTACAACGCCTATTTGGCCTCATTGAACGCACGCGGAAACTGA
- a CDS encoding NUDIX domain-containing protein: protein MKHSAGLLLFRRTAGGLEVLLGHMGGPFFAKRDAGAWTVPKGEYEPDEPAWDAARREFQEELGLPPPDGEAVALGEVRQTGGKIVTVWAIEADLDPATVVPGTFRMEWPPRSGRTQEFPELDRVRWLPVDRAREVVVKAQAAFLDRLTEHSA, encoded by the coding sequence GTGAAGCACAGCGCCGGCCTGCTGCTCTTCCGCCGCACCGCCGGCGGCCTGGAGGTGCTGCTCGGCCATATGGGCGGCCCGTTCTTCGCCAAGCGCGACGCGGGGGCCTGGACGGTACCCAAGGGCGAGTACGAGCCCGACGAGCCCGCCTGGGACGCGGCCCGCCGCGAGTTCCAGGAGGAACTGGGGCTGCCGCCGCCGGACGGAGAGGCCGTGGCGCTCGGCGAGGTCAGGCAGACGGGCGGCAAGATCGTCACGGTCTGGGCGATCGAGGCCGACCTCGACCCGGCGACGGTCGTCCCCGGCACCTTCCGGATGGAGTGGCCGCCGCGCTCGGGCCGTACCCAGGAGTTCCCCGAGCTGGACCGGGTGCGCTGGCTGCCCGTCGACCGGGCGCGCGAGGTCGTCGTCAAGGCCCAGGCCGCGTTTCTCGACCGTCTGACGGAGCACTCGGCCTGA
- a CDS encoding MurT ligase domain-containing protein yields the protein MAGNSDPLTPRAKIAVTAGKAVAAASRAAGRGSGSVIGGRVALKLDPDLLARLAQNLDVVLVSATNGKTTTTRLIAEALRAAGPVVSNALGANMPAGITSALAGGSEARYGVIEVDEKYLAGVARDTDPKCIALLNLSRDQLDRAAETRMLAENWREGLTGSKAVIVANADDPLVVWAASSSPNVIWVAAGQMWKDDAWSCPSCGGVMQRPGDDWFCGECGFRRPTPSWALSGDHVLDPHGSAWPIHLQLPGRANKANATSSAAVAAVFGVPPQVALERMYQVQAVAGRYDVVQFEGRDLRLLLAKNPAGWLETFSLIDPPPTPVILSVNARGADGTDTSWLWDVDYTRLTGHPICVIGDRRLDLAVRLEVANQQFQVCENLDQAVQKCPPGRIEVIANYTAFQDLRRRVGN from the coding sequence ATGGCAGGCAACTCGGACCCGCTCACGCCGCGGGCCAAGATCGCCGTGACCGCGGGCAAGGCGGTCGCGGCGGCATCGCGCGCCGCAGGGCGCGGCAGCGGTTCGGTGATCGGCGGCCGGGTGGCGCTCAAACTCGACCCCGACCTCCTCGCCAGGCTCGCTCAGAACCTGGACGTGGTCCTGGTGTCGGCGACCAACGGCAAGACCACCACGACCCGGCTGATCGCGGAGGCCCTGCGGGCCGCCGGGCCGGTCGTCTCGAACGCGCTGGGCGCCAACATGCCCGCGGGCATCACCTCGGCGCTCGCCGGCGGCTCGGAAGCCCGCTACGGCGTCATCGAGGTCGACGAGAAGTACCTCGCCGGCGTCGCCCGGGACACGGACCCCAAGTGCATCGCGCTGCTCAACCTCTCGCGCGACCAGCTGGACCGGGCCGCCGAGACCCGGATGCTCGCCGAGAACTGGCGCGAGGGGCTGACGGGTTCGAAGGCCGTGATCGTGGCCAACGCGGACGACCCGCTGGTCGTGTGGGCCGCGTCGTCGTCCCCCAATGTGATCTGGGTCGCCGCCGGGCAGATGTGGAAGGACGACGCCTGGTCGTGCCCGTCCTGCGGCGGTGTGATGCAGCGGCCGGGCGACGACTGGTTCTGCGGCGAGTGCGGCTTCCGTCGTCCGACGCCCAGCTGGGCACTGTCCGGCGACCATGTCCTGGACCCGCACGGCTCGGCCTGGCCGATCCACCTCCAGCTGCCGGGGCGCGCCAACAAGGCCAACGCCACCTCCTCGGCCGCCGTCGCCGCCGTGTTCGGGGTGCCGCCGCAGGTCGCCCTGGAGCGCATGTACCAGGTGCAGGCCGTCGCAGGCCGCTATGACGTCGTGCAGTTCGAGGGGCGGGACCTGCGGCTGCTGCTGGCCAAGAACCCGGCCGGCTGGCTGGAGACGTTCTCCCTCATCGACCCGCCGCCGACCCCGGTGATCCTCTCCGTCAACGCGCGCGGCGCCGACGGCACCGACACCTCCTGGCTGTGGGACGTCGACTACACGCGGCTGACCGGGCACCCGATCTGCGTCATCGGCGACCGCAGGCTCGACCTCGCGGTGCGCCTGGAGGTCGCGAACCAGCAGTTCCAGGTGTGCGAGAACCTCGACCAGGCGGTGCAGAAGTGCCCGCCGGGCCGGATCGAGGTCATCGCCAACTACACCGCGTTCCAGGACCTGCGCCGCCGGGTCGGCAACTGA
- a CDS encoding NADP-dependent succinic semialdehyde dehydrogenase, producing MPIATVNPANGETLKTYEAMGEEEIERRLQLAEATFRTYRTTTFVDRGRLLIQAANLLDADQEDIARVMTTEMGKPIKQARAEAAKCAKAMRWYAERAEGLLADEEPADSDVKDSGASRVRVRYRPLGPVLAVMPWNFPLWQVMRFAAPALMAGNVGLLKHSSNVPQTALYIEDLFHRAGYTEGCFQTLLIGAGQVDDILRDERVKAATLTGSEPAGRAVASTAGEMIKKTVLELGGSDPYVVMPSADIDRAAQIAVTARVQNNGQSCIAAKRFIVHTDVYDAFADRFVEGMKALVVGDPMLDETDVGPLSSEQGRTDLEELVDDAERSGATVLCGGHRLRRPELPGWYYPPTVLADITREMRIHREEAFGPVATLYRASDLDEAVLIANDSPFGLSSNVWTRDEAEVDRFVRDLEAGSVYVNGMTASHPAFPFGGVKRSGFGRELSGHGIREFCNITTVWQGA from the coding sequence ATGCCCATCGCGACGGTCAACCCGGCGAACGGCGAGACGCTCAAGACGTACGAGGCCATGGGCGAGGAGGAGATCGAGCGCAGGCTCCAGCTCGCCGAGGCCACGTTCCGCACGTACCGGACCACGACCTTCGTAGACCGGGGCCGCCTGCTGATCCAGGCCGCGAATCTCCTGGACGCCGATCAGGAGGACATCGCCCGGGTCATGACCACCGAGATGGGCAAGCCCATCAAGCAGGCCCGCGCGGAGGCCGCGAAGTGCGCCAAGGCCATGCGCTGGTACGCCGAACGCGCCGAGGGCCTGCTCGCCGACGAGGAACCGGCCGACTCCGACGTGAAGGACTCGGGCGCCTCACGGGTACGGGTGCGCTACCGCCCGCTCGGTCCGGTCCTCGCGGTCATGCCGTGGAACTTCCCGCTGTGGCAGGTGATGCGCTTCGCGGCGCCGGCGCTGATGGCGGGCAACGTCGGTCTGCTGAAGCACTCCTCGAACGTCCCCCAGACCGCCCTCTACATCGAGGACCTGTTCCACCGCGCGGGCTACACCGAGGGCTGCTTCCAGACCCTGCTGATCGGCGCCGGCCAGGTCGACGACATCCTGCGCGACGAGCGCGTGAAGGCCGCGACGCTGACCGGCAGCGAGCCCGCGGGCCGCGCGGTCGCCTCCACCGCCGGGGAGATGATCAAGAAGACGGTGCTGGAGCTGGGCGGCAGCGACCCCTACGTCGTCATGCCGTCCGCCGACATCGACCGCGCCGCGCAGATCGCGGTGACCGCGCGGGTGCAGAACAACGGGCAGTCCTGCATCGCCGCCAAGCGCTTCATCGTGCACACGGACGTCTACGACGCCTTCGCCGACCGCTTCGTCGAGGGCATGAAGGCGCTGGTGGTCGGCGACCCGATGCTGGACGAGACGGACGTCGGCCCGCTCTCCAGCGAGCAGGGACGCACGGACCTGGAGGAACTGGTCGACGACGCCGAGCGCAGCGGGGCGACCGTGCTGTGCGGCGGCCACCGGCTGCGCCGCCCCGAGCTCCCGGGCTGGTACTACCCGCCCACCGTCCTCGCCGACATCACCCGCGAGATGCGGATCCACCGCGAGGAGGCGTTCGGCCCGGTCGCCACGCTGTACCGGGCGAGCGACCTGGACGAGGCCGTGCTGATCGCGAACGACTCGCCCTTCGGACTGAGTTCGAACGTGTGGACCCGTGACGAGGCCGAGGTCGACCGGTTCGTACGCGACCTTGAGGCCGGGAGCGTGTACGTCAATGGGATGACGGCGTCCCATCCGGCGTTCCCGTTCGGCGGAGTGAAGCGGTCCGGATTCGGCCGTGAGCTGTCCGGGCACGGAATCCGCGAGTTCTGCAACATCACTACGGTTTGGCAGGGTGCGTGA
- a CDS encoding type 1 glutamine amidotransferase gives MSDNQLRVVWIYPDLLSTYGDQGNVLVVERRARQRGLDVARLDVRSDQPIPTSGDIYLIGGGEDRPQRLAAERLRRDGGLTRAVENGAIVFSVCAGYQILGHEFINDLGQREPGLGLIDVVSVRGEGARCVGDVLGDIDPRLGLPPLTGFENHQGVTHLGPTARPFAQVRLGNGNGTGDGTEGAYNETVFGTYMHGPVLARNPLIADLLLKLALDVNALPPTDDRWYEALRNERIASAQQPA, from the coding sequence GTGAGCGACAACCAACTGCGGGTCGTCTGGATCTACCCGGACCTGCTCAGCACCTACGGCGACCAGGGCAACGTCCTCGTCGTGGAGCGCCGTGCCCGTCAGCGCGGCCTCGACGTGGCCCGCCTCGACGTGCGCAGCGACCAGCCGATCCCGACATCCGGCGACATCTATCTGATCGGCGGCGGTGAGGACCGCCCGCAGCGACTGGCGGCCGAGCGGCTGCGCCGGGACGGCGGTCTGACCCGGGCCGTGGAGAACGGCGCCATCGTGTTCTCCGTCTGCGCCGGCTACCAGATCCTCGGCCACGAGTTCATCAACGACCTCGGTCAGCGCGAGCCCGGCCTCGGGCTGATCGACGTCGTGTCCGTGCGCGGCGAGGGCGCGCGGTGCGTCGGCGACGTGCTCGGCGACATCGACCCGCGCCTCGGCCTGCCTCCGCTGACCGGCTTCGAGAACCACCAGGGCGTCACCCACCTCGGCCCGACCGCCCGCCCCTTCGCCCAGGTCCGCCTCGGCAACGGCAACGGCACGGGGGACGGCACGGAGGGCGCGTACAACGAGACCGTCTTCGGTACGTACATGCACGGCCCCGTGCTCGCCCGAAACCCGCTGATCGCGGACCTGCTGCTGAAGCTGGCGCTCGATGTGAACGCGCTGCCGCCGACCGACGACCGGTGGTACGAGGCGCTGCGCAACGAGCGCATCGCGTCCGCGCAGCAGCCCGCCTGA
- a CDS encoding transcriptional regulator, with protein MTDNPLVPLIARGEADLGTLGALALEQSRVIPADRLAFLHLAQRATPDAPESAAFFTFLAEGEVLAGERLGAFAAACGVTEAQSAAYEPLPGCQGYPAYVAWLALNAAPAEAVFALTANFAAWGGYCATIAEALRTRYGFEDEACAFFDFFAEPSPELDRLARAALEAGGPNEPRANRYARLLQSYEDQFWSTLSALTPTA; from the coding sequence ATGACGGACAACCCGCTTGTGCCGCTGATCGCCCGGGGAGAGGCCGATCTCGGCACCCTTGGCGCGCTCGCGCTCGAACAGAGCCGGGTGATCCCGGCAGACCGTCTCGCCTTCCTCCATCTGGCCCAACGGGCCACGCCCGACGCTCCCGAGTCCGCCGCCTTCTTCACCTTCCTCGCCGAGGGCGAGGTGCTTGCGGGGGAGCGCCTCGGGGCTTTCGCGGCGGCGTGCGGTGTGACGGAGGCGCAGTCGGCCGCCTACGAACCCCTCCCGGGCTGCCAGGGATACCCCGCGTACGTGGCCTGGCTGGCCCTGAACGCCGCGCCGGCCGAGGCCGTGTTCGCGCTGACGGCCAACTTCGCGGCCTGGGGCGGCTACTGCGCGACGATCGCCGAGGCCCTGCGTACCCGCTACGGCTTCGAGGACGAGGCCTGCGCCTTCTTCGACTTCTTCGCGGAACCGTCCCCGGAACTGGACCGGCTGGCACGTGCGGCGCTGGAGGCAGGTGGACCGAACGAGCCGCGGGCCAACCGGTACGCGCGCTTGCTCCAGTCCTACGAGGACCAGTTCTGGTCGACGCTGAGCGCACTCACCCCTACGGCGTAG
- a CDS encoding TetR family transcriptional regulator — MDTTQRTDQQRSADRRRRELLEAADRVVLRDGPQASMNAIAAEAGITKPILYRHFGDKSGLYAALAKRHTDALLDSLRAALDAPADRRERVEATLDTYLAAIEARPQVYRFLMHPTEGGQTADQGFDVGKHSMPLLRTMGEELATVIEERLDLGPGSQQLARVWGHGIVGMMHAAGDWWLGERPCSRTELVRSLADLLWGRLAAAGDRIGGPGF; from the coding sequence ATGGACACCACACAGCGGACCGACCAGCAACGGTCCGCCGACCGCCGTCGGCGCGAGCTGCTGGAGGCTGCCGACAGGGTGGTGCTGCGCGACGGTCCCCAGGCCTCGATGAACGCGATCGCGGCCGAGGCCGGTATTACGAAGCCGATTCTTTATCGGCACTTCGGCGACAAGAGCGGACTCTACGCCGCGTTGGCCAAGCGGCACACGGACGCGCTGCTGGACTCGCTGCGGGCCGCGCTGGACGCTCCCGCGGATCGCCGCGAGCGGGTCGAGGCGACGCTGGACACCTACCTCGCCGCGATCGAGGCCCGGCCCCAGGTGTACCGGTTCCTGATGCATCCGACCGAGGGCGGTCAGACGGCGGATCAGGGATTCGACGTCGGCAAGCACTCGATGCCGCTCCTGCGCACGATGGGCGAGGAGCTGGCGACCGTCATCGAGGAGCGGCTGGACCTCGGGCCGGGCAGCCAGCAGCTGGCCCGGGTGTGGGGGCACGGGATAGTCGGCATGATGCACGCCGCCGGGGACTGGTGGCTGGGGGAACGGCCCTGCTCCCGGACGGAGTTGGTCCGGAGCCTGGCCGACCTGTTGTGGGGACGGCTCGCCGCGGCGGGGGACAGGATCGGCGGTCCGGGGTTCTGA
- a CDS encoding ATP-dependent DNA ligase has product MLLTRLARVSQEVAATSARSRKIALLAELFRDAEADDVPIVIPYLAGRLPQGRLGIGWKVLSRPVPPAAEPTLTVREVDARLTELGKVSGTGSQAERARLVGELMGAATEDEQRFLFGLITGEVRQGALDAVAVEGLARATEAPPADVRRAVMLAGSLQDVARALLADGPGALERFRLTVGRPVLPMLAHTASAVSEAVDKLGACAVEEKLDGIRVQVHRDGDSVRLYTRTLDDITDRLPEVTSAALELRGESFILDGEVIAFDDTGRPRSFQETAGRVGSRADVATAAAQVPVSPVFFDALSVDGHDLLDLPFTERHAELARLVPEPMRVRRALVSGPEDLTRAEGFLAETLERGHEGVVVKALDAPYSAGRRGASWLKVKPVHTLDLVVLAAEWGHGRRTGKLSNLHLGARTADGGFAMLGKTFKGMTDAMLAWQTERLQELAVRSDDWVVTVRPELVVEIAYDGLQRSTRYPAGVTLRFARVVRYREDKRPEEADTVETLLAAHPEVRP; this is encoded by the coding sequence ATGCTGCTGACCCGGCTGGCCCGTGTGTCCCAGGAGGTCGCCGCGACCTCGGCGCGCTCCCGGAAGATCGCTCTGCTCGCGGAGCTCTTCCGGGACGCCGAGGCGGACGACGTACCGATCGTCATCCCGTATCTGGCGGGCCGCCTCCCGCAGGGCCGGCTCGGCATCGGCTGGAAGGTGCTGAGCCGCCCGGTCCCGCCGGCCGCCGAGCCGACCCTCACCGTCCGTGAGGTGGACGCCCGGCTCACCGAACTCGGCAAGGTCTCCGGCACCGGCTCGCAGGCCGAAAGAGCCCGGCTGGTGGGTGAGTTGATGGGCGCCGCGACCGAGGACGAGCAGCGCTTCCTGTTCGGGCTGATCACCGGCGAGGTACGGCAGGGCGCCCTGGACGCCGTGGCCGTGGAGGGCCTCGCCCGGGCGACGGAGGCACCGCCGGCGGACGTGCGGCGGGCCGTGATGCTCGCCGGTTCCCTCCAGGACGTGGCTCGGGCACTGCTCGCGGACGGGCCCGGGGCGCTGGAGCGGTTCCGGCTCACCGTCGGCCGCCCGGTGCTGCCGATGCTGGCGCACACCGCCTCCGCGGTGTCGGAGGCGGTCGACAAGCTCGGCGCGTGCGCGGTCGAGGAGAAGCTGGACGGCATCCGCGTCCAGGTCCACCGCGACGGCGACTCGGTACGGCTCTACACCCGCACCCTCGACGACATCACCGACCGCCTGCCCGAAGTGACCTCAGCCGCACTGGAGTTGAGGGGCGAGAGCTTCATCCTGGACGGCGAGGTCATCGCCTTCGACGACACCGGCCGCCCCCGCTCCTTCCAGGAGACCGCCGGCCGCGTCGGCTCCCGCGCGGACGTGGCGACGGCGGCCGCGCAGGTCCCCGTCTCCCCCGTCTTCTTCGACGCCCTGTCCGTCGACGGCCACGACCTGCTCGACCTGCCGTTCACCGAGCGCCACGCGGAGCTGGCCCGCCTGGTCCCCGAGCCGATGCGGGTACGCCGCGCGCTGGTGTCCGGCCCCGAGGACCTCACGCGGGCCGAGGGCTTCCTCGCCGAGACCCTGGAGCGCGGCCACGAGGGCGTGGTCGTCAAGGCACTCGACGCCCCCTACAGCGCGGGCCGGCGCGGCGCCTCCTGGCTGAAGGTCAAGCCCGTGCACACCCTCGACCTGGTGGTGCTGGCCGCCGAATGGGGCCACGGCCGCAGGACCGGCAAGCTCTCCAATCTGCACCTGGGGGCGCGCACGGCGGACGGCGGCTTCGCCATGCTCGGCAAGACCTTCAAGGGCATGACCGACGCGATGCTGGCCTGGCAGACCGAGCGGCTCCAGGAGCTCGCCGTCCGCAGCGACGACTGGGTGGTGACCGTACGCCCGGAACTCGTCGTCGAGATCGCCTACGACGGTCTGCAGCGCTCCACCCGCTACCCGGCCGGCGTAACCCTGCGCTTCGCCCGCGTGGTCCGCTACCGCGAGGACAAGCGGCCGGAGGAGGCCGACACGGTGGAGACCCTGCTCGCCGCCCACCCGGAGGTGCGGCCGTGA
- a CDS encoding acyl-CoA dehydrogenase family protein, whose protein sequence is MAEFTMELNDEQKEVRDWLHGFAADVIRPAAAEWDEREETPWPVIQEAAKVGIYSLDFYAQQYFDQTGLGIPMAMEELFWGDAGIALSIVGTGLAAVGVLANGTEEQIGTWVPQMYGDANDVKLAAFCSSEPDAGSDVASMRTRAVYDEAKDEWVINGTKTWATNGGIANVHVVVAVVDAELGSKGHASFIVPPNTPGLSQGQKFKKHGIRASHTAEVILDNVRVSGSCLLGGKAKLDERLARARERAKAGGERVKNAAMATFEASRPAVGAMAVGTARAAYEVALDYAMTREQFGRPIIDNQGVAFQLAEMRTQIDAARLLVWRASWMAINGKPFTAAEGSMSKLFASETSKKVTAQAIQILGGNGYTREYPVERMHRDSAIYTIFEGTSEIQRLVIARTLSGMPIR, encoded by the coding sequence ATGGCCGAGTTCACCATGGAGCTCAACGACGAACAGAAGGAGGTCCGGGACTGGCTGCACGGTTTCGCTGCCGATGTGATCCGCCCCGCGGCCGCCGAATGGGACGAGCGTGAGGAGACTCCCTGGCCGGTCATCCAGGAAGCCGCGAAGGTCGGCATCTACTCACTCGACTTCTACGCCCAGCAGTACTTCGACCAGACGGGCCTCGGCATCCCGATGGCCATGGAGGAACTGTTCTGGGGCGATGCCGGCATCGCACTGTCGATCGTCGGCACCGGTCTCGCCGCCGTAGGCGTCCTCGCCAACGGCACCGAGGAGCAGATCGGCACCTGGGTGCCCCAGATGTACGGCGACGCCAACGACGTCAAGCTCGCCGCCTTCTGCTCCTCCGAGCCCGACGCCGGCTCCGACGTGGCCTCGATGCGCACGCGTGCCGTCTACGACGAGGCCAAGGACGAGTGGGTGATCAACGGCACGAAGACCTGGGCGACCAACGGCGGCATCGCCAACGTCCACGTGGTCGTCGCGGTCGTCGACGCCGAGCTCGGCTCCAAGGGCCACGCGTCCTTCATCGTGCCGCCGAACACGCCGGGCCTCTCCCAGGGCCAGAAGTTCAAGAAGCACGGCATCCGGGCCTCGCACACCGCCGAGGTCATCCTGGACAACGTGCGTGTGTCGGGCTCCTGCCTGCTGGGCGGCAAGGCGAAGCTGGACGAGCGCCTGGCGCGGGCCCGCGAGCGGGCCAAGGCCGGCGGCGAGCGGGTGAAGAACGCGGCGATGGCCACGTTCGAGGCCTCCCGGCCGGCCGTCGGCGCGATGGCGGTCGGCACCGCCCGTGCCGCGTACGAGGTAGCCCTCGACTACGCGATGACGCGCGAGCAGTTCGGGCGCCCGATCATCGACAACCAGGGTGTGGCCTTCCAGCTGGCGGAGATGCGGACGCAGATCGACGCGGCGCGGCTGCTGGTGTGGCGGGCGTCCTGGATGGCGATCAACGGCAAGCCGTTCACGGCGGCCGAGGGGTCGATGTCGAAGCTGTTCGCGAGCGAGACGTCCAAGAAGGTTACCGCTCAGGCCATACAGATCCTGGGCGGCAACGGCTACACGCGGGAGTACCCCGTGGAGCGGATGCACCGCGACAGCGCGATCTACACGATCTTCGAAGGGACGAGCGAGATCCAGCGGCTGGTGATCGCCCGCACGTTGTCGGGTATGCCGATTCGGTAA
- a CDS encoding DUF6213 family protein — MNREVTLPLIVDDRGTLQVAAADVSKLLRTVGGRWLHLVEAGEEGLDEDTVAALTIELAKLADRIDVACIAHSSGTTP; from the coding sequence GTGAATCGCGAAGTTACTCTGCCGCTGATCGTCGACGACCGGGGGACCTTGCAGGTTGCTGCCGCCGATGTGAGCAAGCTGCTGCGTACGGTGGGTGGTCGGTGGCTGCACCTTGTCGAGGCCGGGGAGGAGGGGCTCGACGAGGACACGGTGGCCGCGCTGACCATCGAGCTGGCCAAGCTCGCCGACCGGATCGACGTGGCGTGCATCGCCCACAGCAGTGGGACTACGCCGTAG